A stretch of the Dioscorea cayenensis subsp. rotundata cultivar TDr96_F1 unplaced genomic scaffold, TDr96_F1_v2_PseudoChromosome.rev07_lg8_w22 25.fasta BLBR01001216.1, whole genome shotgun sequence genome encodes the following:
- the LOC120255852 gene encoding uncharacterized protein LOC120255852, with protein MAKSGASRNEGKNKDSKLVDHSSVHFESSVVGSLSNVSPPRRQSPRLKGINAVYESVDDYSSKLHQPNNNNHPFVTEQIKSEVHEEGNLNDNCKQRCITCSSDLDSSSNTDDPNIISMTLKDFQARCKAKKRKSLKHNASMSTALKSQSSSDLSQEQDHSSERPDEESDLNLPLISLKLKVMKKSSPPGRKRSRLCSSEHSSCSKAEPSGGEEDSQALTRKIVIEINNSNPPPVGQLKIDPELLNVKNEILENGSLDACIALDVGENSFLGISNKYQEVYEAEFSEGINGLNSSPKGLVQTELNDHAANPNLTCCIKSEILDAHNQEHKSTVFVANPANGDFTANFTCPVNMQVELDGGDESDLQKEELNCSDNTISECCVNEVSMLHMKHKYNCLADFAKDTICIESSEPVVPSRVPACTSTSTNNDGFPIEDSIHGKNVNWLNDGSVKCYENEEIANCVPLKAIEGHGNMVCEAEELPVCSICTDEAIDNSDSFRDSHDSFDHSVPSNKVEYLGNMVDEGLSTDLPAKHNKMHISCDCRDYPENGAHGLCSQKVDQFNDRNGSHFGENGGSTNDIYDCSPIKVIEHCGIVVDEQAKELLICSVNSDPAIASSASFRDFHDSFDTSPTGNSVESLDNMVDDVHRKEMPAYCNTRYFFSHAGGHLENGTYDLSSQQLNVCSSNGSISQITGDRLHETELISAISENALNYYGSKIDCDSDEFARVIDTKVVRAAVDDHSPRCPASCLGSFCLLRLTDDSTSEAEENILPSTFHSETDAAAERPACPPEILPKDDCPKTEFNLDQSIGGLEHTPEKLLSNRKTISPTSQEKLRQAVNGVDLYDALQSSKTRKRLWYENSAGNEIPSSLSGSNESKPLSFSDRMTKKPKGRNDDLPIAVKGILKSPDASNRSPCSCMESSLAKKQTQKAIEFSQQQMHDIEGVAMKLLKGLKSMKSIVQRNMLSEDSLPMTSNLATDEIRAALDNASTLEGYTKRWLTIMARDCNRFCKIMKGDKKEASVNGIRKEGKKISFADEAGGLLCHVKVFE; from the exons ATGGCAAAGAGTGGTGCATCTAGGAATGAAGGGAAAAATAAAGACTCCAAGCTAGTAGATCACAGCTCTGTGCATTTTGAATCTAGTGTAGTCGGCTCCTTGTCAAATGTAAGCCCTCCCAGGAGACAATCTCCAAGGCTTAAGGGGATCAATGCTGTCTATGAATCAGTTGATGATTACAGTTCAAAACTTCATCAGCCAAACAACAATAACCACCCTTTTGTCACCGAGCAAATCAAATCTGAAGTACATGAGGAGGGTAATCTCAACGATAACTGTAAACAAAGATGCATTACATGCAGTAGCGATTTAGATTCAAGCAGCAACACTGATGACCCTAATATTATCAGCATGACTTTGAAGGATTTCCAAGCCAGATGTAAAGCTAAGAAACGCAAGTCCCTTAAACATAATGCCTCAATGTCCACCGCCTTAAAGAGTCAATCAAGTTCTGATCTATCTCAGGAACAAGATCATTCCAGTGAGAGGCCAGATGAGGAATCTGATCTAAACCTACCTCTTATTAGcttaaaattgaaagtaatgAAAAAATCAAGTCCGCCTGGGAGAAAGCGAAGCCGTTTATGCTCTTCAGAACATTCTAGTTGTTCTAAAGCTGAACCATCTG GTGGTGAAGAGGATTCTCAAGCTCTTACAAGGAAAATTGTAATTGAAATAAACAATTCTAACCCTCCACCAGTTGGACAACTGAAGATTGATCCTGAACTGCTTAATGTGAAAAATGAGATCTTGGAAAATGGTTCCTTGGATGCTTGCATCGCCCTTGATGTTGGTGAAAATTCTTTCTTGGGCATATCTAATAAATATCAAGAGGTATATGAGGCTGAATTCAGTGAGGGGATCAATGGTCTCAATTCTTCTCCAAAAGGTTTAGTGCAGACAGAGTTAAATGATCATGCAGCTAATCCTAATTTGACATGTTGTATAAAAAGTGAGATATTGGATGCCCATAATCAAGAACATAAGAGCACGGTTTTTGTTGCCAATCCTGCTAATGGGGATTTCACTGCAAATTTCACCTGCCCTGTTAACATGCAAGTGGAATTAGATGGAGGTGATGAAAGTGATTTACAGAAGGAAGAATTAAACTGTTCTGATAATACAATATCAGAATGTTGTGTAAATGAAGTTTCTATGTTACATATGAAACACAAATATAACTGTCTTGCAGACTTTGCTAAAGATACTATTTGTATTGAAAGCTCAGAGCCAGTAGTGCCTTCTAGAGTTCCTGCTTGTACCAGTACTAGCACCAACAATGATGGCTTCCCTATTGAGGATTCTATCCATGGCAAGAATGTGAATTGGTTGAATGATGGGAGTGTCAAATGTTATGAAAACGAGGAGATAGCAAATTGTGTTCCACTCAAGGCTATTGAGGGCCATGGAAATATGGTTTGTGAAGCTGAGGAGCTGCCAGTATGCAGCATCTGCACTGATGAGGCCATTGATAATAGTGACAGTTTTAGAGATTCACACGATTCATTTGATCATTCTGTACCCAGCAACAAAGTTGAGTATCTTGGTAATATGGTTGATGAGGGTCTTTCAACAGATTTGCCagcaaaacataacaaaatgcATATTTCTTGTGACTGTAGAGACTATCCTGAAAATGGAGCACATGGTTTATGTTCACAGAAAGTGGATCAGTTTAATGATCGGAATGGCAGTCATTTTGGTGAAAACGGGGGATCAACAAATGATATATATGATTGTTCCCCTATCAAGGTGATCGAACACTGTGGCATTGTAGTAGATGAACAGGCAAAAGAGTTGCTGATATGCAGTGTCAATAGTGATCCCGCCATTGCCAGTAGTGCTAGTTTTAGGGATTTTCATGATTCATTTGATACTTCTCCCACTGGCAACAGTGTAGAATCTCTGGATAATATGGTTGATGATGTTCATAGAAAAGAAATGCCAGCATATTGTAACACAAGGTACTTCTTTTCTCATGCTGGAGGACATTTGGAAAATGGTACATATGATCTAAGCTCACAGCAGTTGAATGTTTGCTCAAGTAATGGCTCTATTTCTCAGATTACTGGTGACAGATTACATGAAACCGAGCTTATATCTGCTATATCCGAAAATGCATTAAACTACTATGGGAGTAAAATTGACTGTGACTCTGATGAATTCGCCAGAGTGATTGACACCAAAGTAGTTAGAGCAGCTGTTGATGACCATTCGCCTCGATGTCCTGCATCTTGTTTGGGTTCTTTCTGCCTTCTGCGGTTAACTGATGATAGTACATCTGAAGCAGAAGAAAATATTCTGCCTTCTACTTTTCACAGTGAGACAGATGCTGCAGCAGAGAGACCAGCTTGTCCTCCTGAAATCTTGCCCAAGGATGACTGCCCCAAAACAGAGTTCAATCTGGATCAATCCATTGGTGGACTGGAACATACCCCAGAGAAGTTACTATCAAATAGAAAG ACTATTTCTCCAACTTCTCAGGAAAAACTTCGTCAGGCTGTAAATGGGGTAGACTTATATGATGCCCTACAAAGTTCAA AGACTAGAAAGAGGCTTTGGTATGAGAATTCTGCTGGAAATGAGATCCCTTCATCACTGTCAGGCTCAAATGAAAGTAAACCATTATCATTCTCTGACAGAATGACGAAGAAACCGAAAGGCAGAAATGATGATCTTCCTATAGCTGTCAAAGGGATTCTCAAGTCACCGGACGCATCTAACAGATCTCCTTGTTCTTGCATGGAGAGCTCACTAGCGAAGAAGCAAACTCAGAAGGCCATTGAATTCTCACAGCAGCAAATGCATGATATAGAAGGGGTAGCTATGAAGCTTCTAAAGGGGTTGAAGTCCATGAAGAGCATTGTTCAAAGAAATATGCTTTCAGAAGACTCTTTACCTATGACTTCAAACTTAGCTACTGATGAG